The following are from one region of the Plasmodium gaboni strain SY75 chromosome 12, whole genome shotgun sequence genome:
- a CDS encoding transcription factor with AP2 domain(s): MSDKGEVDKDTMKKNCGVYEIRNNEENEQVNYITNEGESSNDGNNEVMNLKNEDSNDNISYNMLNGNNIDIENINKNYVYDKDIENRDTYDNSNNISNRLDDIHNKTEDISMNENKNVNNNISNAEENIYPCTYNTVVENNAYMKNIDIINTIENVQDNSIKNDVYNENDNIINDLYVDNENWENKNYEHMSEKIMDSVRFDKTNEISEFNKTLDTSKDTEDINVVNKKLNVESNKDNIISHIDNMENIENIDNMDNNDNNDNIDNNDNIENGENVDNNIIEKQSRKRKKNKLSGKKNLLNNETYDNKENYDNVLVGNNYMNTNDEINKVLQNIHLLKALNTNDENVNTLNMDMLNKSNEHNDNNEISKQLLDNIILLNSLSKYMNKDDLNKQVKEKMKNRNSKKKMTHEGTQLNKINKEQNDNILNENNMDDDNNDQHFKLSDNDNNMMNPLGLLNNAYGEMLSLNCSNNMNYHNNNNINICNNKKNKKNTKKQTVLCAKNNKAILENEDNNKMNDIKNRIFELTTNKFNTLNETNIEDIQKKILLENGLLYSSDMMNGTDSEGNNMLYNNFDKDTLLLINQMKEEEKNALRNYLMNDANNKIGMGGRIVSKRKKQGSNQINSNNNMNNLNDLSNNFEMKNNQEYVGDNNVATSNDNSNNNNNNINMSKKKKKINNMMDDKTQDLLDYKNSTNILNNVLNNNEEEVRKLSMNILKNNANSYTNEEEQIKALINNVGYINQHNNNIMNNVQNIINLNRGKDNSLNEFSTVNDYIANVYESAQKDYLHNDKNNKNNKNKNNTHMDNPLASNLININHEEQINFVNKLNMLMNEGDINKKELLEAYMRKYNNNNINDSNNNNNNNNLQTLNNQQNILSNEQDNISLSLEEKNLSYNDVLVNLKRRNVLEELPFNFIKQKNDGVKNTMNDSSDKKVDILLDQEFKEGNKKQDKLNSYDEEKINYEIEKNENDEEEEEKYNQNYVTNEDRNDDEVDDRDDDDNNDNDNYNNNNNNNRSNLKNCDKNNNTNGNNISSEEMEHNNDSKNNDEKENGNYFKEWYKNVSDQVRKLLLEGGTSKNGFSENEKNKLLLNIAKEYILKNNVNEKKKKTYTKNKNELNSNVENHNVFSDQYDDINNVLLNMQNGNINDIANKNIINYEDNSTLIHPTIASTRFDITHENPREHIKSECSSTTNNNYNNNNNYNNNSNYNNYLDYIKRITKNDNQNENFLNIFENSKKYKKKNLSNTSLNSLNNDINEINEILNEKFENNESFDKYENSQQQMMKNKYNSNINISNNNIHNDEEEMNTLCNSNYQVNIKNEVKEEKVKERKVRKSRKNQNYVDDKKKKKNKDNNLNNGDNNTHDNIYYDQIKTLQELHYQNAIVNSLMNGNNIDVCNMNNNSKDIFKKKKNDDNEYINYKELNNDERKRKMKDNNKSNKMDKKKKDEEFFNHINVLKIGDNDIPHNNNNNDDNNNNNNNNIIISNDDHKFTHNINALNNNEEKINIPYNSNEHKINIIIDESHFSGKEKELLIKGKETLLLEGMNDDKVDDDIENIDMTRNIKKINLYNMYNKNEDKDNVLDNENKEGLYLCDVMKNNNELKRINDNFFKLHSNLASNLLSTSTSGSFTNDNYKSTPLNFDMNKLPSNNTPFNNIYHMDENMITNNNINIIPLVNKNYNGDIITSSYDIKKKNVPKNKKKNKNHINDNNIINVDYNIKGVVDDINNVNSNMINVKNMNSNDEKPTNSTENIFPSNSTNINDSNIVKVVDSHDSINNDEEDLVNALNTIKADKNNGENNNNYSILDSNDVMIKNLMIKNNLLFEHLQKNGKFNKDPNIKNASQSSLQSNIIRNLTLSNNFQNDYIYNDIKNVSWNNIMDNKEKKMMNNSYDEQQLKEKVANLNEQNEDILNKKMLFKNKSYSDNDNFLSLYLKRNVSSFSDYNKESDNNSYLTKQKRKRKNENINYDKNKEFLVNRTNSLNIKRVRSGPIENSQNVSHSSNDPKYEGAKEIIDVDVLDGNMNSNNSYNIKGDDNIISSNFTEPIKFTETSFDVQKESLKKESNENQTVLKEKDENLVDVKDDKTNQLSNVTTIGTSNLAESTTKNEIDIKVCTLINCPTHNPQNYVKSNGKKGESLGDGTELKEENDDLKRIPGVYYDKNSQRWFGEHKINGVKCAQSFAVKKHGCEEAKRLAIEWKKARIRGEVWDRFINKKKKNTNNNNNNNNNNNNNNTNNNNNNNNNNNNNNNNNNNSNNSGSNSNNNNNNNNNNNNNNNNNNNSNNSGSNSNNNSLKGSKSNRPSVEELRLKYLSMSKNMPKVRGVWFNSTPQRMGWVGQAYKKCKRIERIFSVNKYGFEGARKLAIAFRNSQKPANEDSDDDSWSKEDKMNMKNCDENSNNYDYKNNFLVSMNAIKNNANNLMSNDNNNINNHSNNSSTDHNHHLDNNLEGQMENNTDINMDSNIDNDIDMHNIDKKNIINKHNNHDENNKDMRINLCRDAILFILHDLETILELNIPMLSKNVNMYKLCIKHHLNYLTLIKNEEQIIPYLNVFGDYIQRCILPTDLPYAELYVLIDSLIHNEILPSYDHKENFCEYVAVEDPGIITPSMLL, translated from the coding sequence atgagTGATAAAGGTGAAGTAGATAAGGATActatgaaaaaaaattgtgGAGTGTATGAAATTAgaaataatgaagaaaatgaacaagtaaattatataacaaatgAAGGAGAATCTTCTAATGATGGTAATAATGAAGTTATGAATTTAAAGAATGAAGATagtaatgataatatatcatataatatgttaaatggaaataatattgatatagaaaatattaataagaATTATGTATATGATAAAGATATTGAAAATAGAGATACATACgataatagtaataatatatcaaatagATTGGATGATATACATAACAAGACAGAAGATATATCGATGAATGAAAATAAGAATGtaaataacaatatttCTAATGCggaagaaaatatatatccttGCACTTATAACACTGTTGTTGAAAATAACGCTTATATGAAAAACAtagatattattaatactATTGAAAATGTTCAAGATAAtagtataaaaaatgatgtgtataatgaaaatgataatatcattaatgatttatatgttgataatgaaaattgggagaataaaaattatgaacaTATGAGTGAGAAAATAATGGATTCTGTTAGATTTGATAAGACCAATGAAATTTCTGAATTCAACAAGACATTGGATACTTCTAAAGATACAGAAGATATAAATgttgtaaataaaaaattaaatgttGAATCgaataaagataatataattagtcatattgataatatggaaaatattgaaaatattgataatatggataataatgacaataatgataatattgacaataatgataatattgaaaatgGTGAAAAtgttgataataatattattgaaaAACAGTCAAGGAAgagaaagaaaaataaaCTGTCAGGTaagaaaaatttattaaataatgaaacatatgataataaagaaaattatgataatgTTCTTGTTggaaataattatatgaatacAAATGATGAGATTAATAAAGTTCTAcaaaatatacatttattaaaagCACTTAATACTAATGATGAGAATGTTAATACATTAAATATGGATATGCTAAACAAATCTAATGAGcataatgataataatgaaattTCAAAACAGCTTTTAGataatatcatattattaaattctctgagtaaatatatgaacaaggatgatttaaataaacaagttaaagaaaaaatgaaaaatcgtaattcaaaaaaaaagatgacTCATGAAGGTACacaattaaataaaattaataaagaacaaaatgataatatcctaaatgaaaataatatggatgatgataataatgatcaacattttaaattatctgataatgataataatatgatgaaTCCTCTTGGTCTATTAAATAACGCCTATGGAGAAATGTTATCTTTAAATTGTAGcaataatatgaattaccacaataataataatattaatatatgtaataataagaagaataaaaaaaataccAAGAAACAAACAGTTCTTTGTgcaaaaaataataaagctattttagaaaatgaagataataacaaaatgaatgatattaaaaatagaatttttgaattaaccacaaataaatttaatacTCTTAATGAGACAAATATTGAagatatacaaaaaaagaTTCTCTTAGAAAATggattattatattcttcaGATATGATGAATGGAACTGATTCTGAAGgaaataatatgttatacaataattttgataaggacactttattattaattaatcAAATGAaggaagaagaaaaaaatgccttgagaaattatttaatgaatgatgctaataataaaataggAATGGGTGGTCGCATAGTGagtaaaagaaaaaaacaagGAAGCAACCAAATTAAcagtaataataatatgaataacTTGAATGATTTGAGCAACAATTTcgaaatgaaaaataatcaaGAATATGTTGGCGATAATAATGTGGCAACTTCAAATGATAACTCgaacaataataataataatatcaatatgtcgaaaaagaaaaaaaaaataaataatatgatgGATGATAAAACTCAAGATTTGTTggattataaaaatagtaCTAATATTCTGAATAATGTACTAAACAATAATGAGGAAGAAGTTAGAAAACTCAGcatgaatatattaaaaaataatgcTAACAGTTATACTAATGAAGAAGAGCAAATCAAAGCtttaattaataatgtAGGTTATATTAATcaacataataataatattatgaataatgttcaaaatataattaatttaaatagAGGGAAAGATAATTCATTAAATGAATTTTCTACAGTTAATGATTATATTGCTAATGTATATGAATCTGCTCAGAAGGATTATTTACATAACGATAAgaataataagaataataagaataaaaataatacgCATATGGATAATCCTTTGGCTTCCAATTTGATCAATATAAATCATGAGGAGCAAATaaattttgtaaataaGTTAAATATGCTTATGAATGAAGGAGATATTAATAAGAAGGAATTGTTGGAAGCATATATGAGAAAATataacaacaacaacatcaatgatagtaataataataataataataataactTGCAAACGTTAAATAATcaacaaaatatattaagCAATGAACAGgataatatatcattatcattagaagaaaaaaatttatctTACAATGATGTGCTAGTCAATTTGAAAAGAAGAAATGTGCTAGAAGAATTAccttttaattttattaaacaAAAGAATGATGGTGTTAAAAATACGATGAATGACTCCTCAGATAAAAAAGTTGATATACTTTTGGATCAAGAATTTAAAGAGGGAAATAAGAAACAGGATAAACTTAATTCTTATGATGAGGAAAAGATTAATTATgaaattgaaaaaaatgaaaatgatgaagaggaagaagaaaaatataaccAGAATTATGTGACGAACGAAGATAGAAATGATGATGAGGTGGATGATCgtgatgatgatgataataatgataatgacaattataataataataataataataatcgTAGTAATCTTAAAAATTgtgataaaaataacaacaCAAATGGCAATAATATTTCGAGTGAAGAAATGGaacataataatgatagtaagaataatgatgaaaaagagaatggaaattattttaaagaatGGTATAAGAATGTTAGTGATCAAGTGagaaaattattattagaagGTGGTACCAGTAAAAATGGATTTAgtgaaaatgaaaaaaataaattattattaaatatagcaaaagaatatatattaaaaaataatgtaaatgagaaaaaaaaaaaaacatacacaaagaataaaaatgaattaaattCAAATGTTGAAAATCATAATGTGTTTTCTGATCaatatgatgatataaataatgtacttttaaatatgcaaaatggaaatataaatgatattgcaaataaaaatataataaattatgaaGATAATAGTACTTTAATACATCCTACTATAGCAAGTACTCGTTTTGATATAACTCATGAAAACCCTAGAGAACATATTAAAAGTGAGTGCAGTAGTACTACcaataataattataataataataataattataataataatagtaattataataattatttggattatattaaaagaataacaaaaaatgataatcaaaatgagaattttttaaatatttttgagaattcaaaaaaatataaaaaaaaaaatctttCAAATACATCTCttaattctttaaataatgatataaatgaaataaacgaaatattaaatgaaaaatttgAAAACAATGAATCTTTTGACAAATATGAAAATTCTCAACAGcaaatgatgaaaaataaatataacagcaatattaatataagtaataataatattcataatgATGAGGAAGAGATGAATACTTTGTGTAATTCAAACTATCAAgtgaatataaaaaatgaagtAAAGGAAGAAAAAGTGAAAGAAAGAAAAGTGAGAAAATCTCgaaaaaatcaaaattatgttgatgataaaaaaaaaaaaaaaaataaagataataatttaaataatggtgataataatacacacgataatatatattatgatcaAATCAAAACTCTTCAAGAATTACATTATCAAAATGCAATTGTTAATAGTTTGATGAATGGGAACAACATTGATGTGTgtaatatgaataataacagtaaggatatatttaaaaagaagaaaaatgatgataatgaatatataaattataaagaactaaataatgatgaaagaaaaagaaaaatgaaagataataataagagtaataaaatggataagaagaaaaaagatgaagaaTTTTTTAATCATATTAATGTATTAAAGATAGGAGATAATGACATACcacataataataataataatgatgataataataataataataataataatattattattagtaATGATGATCATAAATTtacacataatataaatgcACTAAAcaataatgaagaaaaaataaatataccATATAACTCAAATGAACacaaaattaatattattatcgATGAATCTCATTTTAGTggaaaagaaaaagaattattaataaaaggaaaagaaacattattattagaagGTATGAATGATGATAAAGTAGATGATGATATTGAGAATATCGATATGActagaaatattaaaaaaattaatttatataatatgtataacaagaatgaagataaagataatgttttagataatgaaaataaagaaggattatatttatgtgatgtaatgaaaaataataatgaattaaaaagaattaatgataacttttttaaattacATTCTAATTTGGCTAGTAATTTATTAAGTACAAGTACCAGTGGTAGTTTTacaaatgataattataaaagtACACCACTTAATTTtgatatgaataaattaCCTTCTAATAATACAccatttaataatatataccacatggatgaaaatatgatcacaaataataatataaatattattccATTGGtgaataaaaattataatggtgatattattacttcttcatatgatattaaaaaaaagaatgtacctaaaaataagaagaaaaataaaaaccatattaatgataataatataataaatgtagattataatataaaaggTGTTGTtgatgatattaataatgttaatagtaatatgattaatgtaaaaaatatgaatagtAATGATGAGAAACCTACCAATAGCACAGAAAATATTTTCCCTAGTAACAGTactaatataaatgatagCAATATTGTTAAAGTAGTAGATAGTCATGAttctataaataatgatgagGAAGATTTAGTTAATGCATTAAACACTATAAAAGCTGATAAAAACAATGgagaaaataataataactATTCTATTTTAGATAGTAATGATGTAATGATTAAAAACCTTATGATTAAAAATAACTTATTATTTGAACATTTACAAAAGAATGGTAAATTTAATAAGGATccaaatataaaaaatgcATCACAAAGTTCCTTACAAAGTAATATAATTCGTAACCTTACtttatcaaataattttcaaaatgattatatttataatgatattaaaaatgtttcttggaataatataatggacaataaagaaaaaaaaatgatgaacAACAGTTATGATGAACAACAACTTAAAGAAAAGGTAGCTAATTTGaatgaacaaaatgaagatattctaaacaaaaaaatgttatttaaaaataaaagttaTAGTGATAATGATAACTTCTTAAGCTTATATTTAAAGAGAAATGTATCATCCTTTTCagattataataaagaatCAGATAATAATTCCTACTTAACTAAACAAAAGaggaaaagaaaaaatgaaaatataaattatgataaGAATAAAGAATTTTTAGTTAATCGAACTAATAgtttaaatattaaaagagTTAGAAGTGGACCAATAGAAAATTCACAAAATGTATCACACAGTAGTAATGATCCTAAATATGAAGGTGCAAAAGAAATTATAGATGTAGATGTATTAGATGGAAATATGaatagtaataatagttataatattaaaggagatgataatataattagTTCAAATTTTACCGAACCCATAAAATTTACAGAAACATCTTTTGATGTACAAAAAGAAAGTTTAAAGAAAGAATCGAATGAAAATCAAACAGTTCTTAAAGAGAAAGATGAAAATTTGGTAGATGTAAAAGATGATAAAACAAATCAATTATCTAATGTAACAACTATTGGAACATCTAATTTAGCTGAATCTACAacaaaaaatgaaattgATATAAAAGTATGTACTTTAATAAATTGCCCAACACATAATCCACAAAATTATGTAAAGAGTAATGGTAAAAAAGGAGAGTCATTAGGAGATGGTACAGAATTAAAGgaagaaaatgatgatttaaaaagaattcCAGGGGTATATTATGATAAGAATTCACAAAGATGGTTTGGTgaacataaaataaatggTGTCAAATGTGCACAAAGTTTTGCTGTTAAAAAACATGGATGTGAAGAAGCTAAACGTTTAGCAATAGAGTGGAAAAAAGCAAGAATTCGAGGAGAAGTATGGGATAGATTTATTAAcaagaaaaagaaaaatacaaataacaacaacaacaacaacaataataataataataataatactaacaataataataataataacaacaacaataacaataataacaataataataataatagtaataatagtGGATCcaatagtaataataataataataacaacaacaataataataataataacaataacaataataatagtaataatagtGGATCcaatagtaataataattctttgAAAGGATCTAAGTCAAATAGACCATCTGTTGAAGAATTAAgattaaaatatttatccATGAGTAAAAATATGCCAAAAGTTAGAGGAGTGTGGTTTAATTCTACACCTCAAAGAATGGGATGGGTTGGTCAAgcatataaaaaatgtaaaagAATCGAAAGAATTTTTTCTGTTAATAAATATGGTTTTGAAGGAGCAAGGAAATTAGCTATTGCTTTTCGCAATTCTCAAAAACCTGCGAATGAAGATAGTGATGATGATAGTTGGTCAAAAGAAgataaaatgaatatgaaaaattgTGATGAGAATTCAAATAACTATGATTATAAGAATAACTTCTTAGTTTCTATGAATgcaataaaaaataatgcAAACAATTTAATGagtaatgataataataatataaataatcatagtaataatagtaGTACTGATCATAATCATCACttagataataatttagAAGGTCAAATGGAAAATAATACAGATATTAATATGGATAGTAATATAGATAATGATATTGATATGcataatatagataaaaaaaatattattaataaacataataatcatgatgaaaataataaagatatgAGAATTAATTTATGTAGAGATGctatattattcattttacATGATCTTGAAACTATATTAGAATTAAATATACCTATGCTTAGtaaaaatgttaatatgtataaattatgtataaaacatcatttaaattatttaaccttaataaaaaatgaagaacAAATCATACCTTATCTAAATGTATTTGGTGATTATATACAAAGATGTATTCTACCTACCGATCTACCTTATGCTgaattatatgtattaattGATTCATTGATTcataatgaaatattacCATCTTATGATCATAAGGAAAATTTCTGTGAATATGTAGCCGTCGAAGATCCCGGAATTATAACACCATCcatgttattataa
- a CDS encoding hypothetical protein (conserved Plasmodium protein, unknown function), which produces MGSTDYRVLNDGDEKNLKVYFQRKNNSDEQAELFCFICLEKHFENSNLISCCSLCTACVHKKCWYTWRRNQKLSALRSKILGLNKLNPLLCTICKTGIAKIEEENDMKGIINNNSNKEYLQDELLRIISSLLNNEMNVNHVPMLHIKYIFSFNFIFLILSIFLIILFSVVFNFTLTYVLLIALFILYEIIVLQIVLYLYIRIKYN; this is translated from the coding sequence ATGGGGAGTACTGATTATAGGGTTTTGAATGATGGGGATGAAAAGAACTTGAAGGTTTATTTTCAAAGGAAGAATAATTCAGATGAGCAAGCAGAAttgttttgttttatttGTTTAGAAAAACATTTTGAAAATTCAAATTTAATTTCATGTTGTTCATTATGTACTGCTTGTgttcataaaaaatgttGGTATACATGGAGAAGAAATCAAAAGTTAAGTGCCTTAAGATCTAAAATTTTGGgtttaaataaattaaatcCTTTATTATGTACTATATGTAAAACAGGTATAGCAAAAAttgaagaagaaaatgatatgaaggggattattaataataatagtaataaaGAATACTTACAAGATGAATTATTAAGAATAATATCttctttattaaataatgaaatgAATGTTAATCATGTGCCTATGTTAcatatcaaatatattttctcatttaattttatttttttaattttgtcTATTTTTCTAATTATACTTTTTTCTGTTGTATTTAATTTTACCTTAACATATGTTCTTCTTATTgcattatttatattatatgaaattattGTACTTCAAATAGTTTTATACTTGTATATTcgtataaaatataattag
- a CDS encoding hypothetical protein (conserved Plasmodium protein, unknown function), with protein MKNVYYFIFFCSFLIWVNSMNPLRQGNENFSEKNSSDEYEYVDSAYPGFNIHYNLEPKDWKHIELIEKNNKQFMMDIKEEIKRMEEDKKKINYILNVQKQQFQELLFLIDHKKHNHHNINIDEMPNFLKKGTFHDEYNNKLNENQILQAFKDIDNYTLDNYKYIGQQNFYYHLAQQWIP; from the coding sequence atgaaaaatgtttactattttatattcttttgTAGTTTCCTTATTTGGGTAAATAGTATGAATCCACTAAGACAAGGTAATGAGAATTTTTcagaaaaaaattcatCAGATGAATATGAATATGTTGATTCTGCTTACCCAGGATTTAATATACATTACAATTTAGAACCCAAAGATTGGAAACATATAGAattaatagaaaaaaacaataaacAATTTATGATGGATattaaagaagaaataaaaagaatggaagaagataaaaagaaaataaattatatcTTAAATGTTCAAAAACAACAATTCcaagaattattatttttaatagaccataaaaaacataaccatcataatattaacataGATGAAATGCCtaactttttaaaaaaaggTACATTTCATGATGAGTATAATAATAAGTTAAATGAAAATCAAATATTACAAGCATTTAAAGATATAGATAATTATACATTAGATAATTACAAATATATCGGACAACAAAATTTCTATTATCACTTAGCACAACAATGGATACcataa